One window from the genome of Breoghania sp. L-A4 encodes:
- a CDS encoding P1 family peptidase, which yields MKAGPTNLITDVPGLMVGNAADHALKSGATVLLPDAPAVASVAIHGGAPGTREIALLEPDQTVEHIDALVFSGGSAYGLDAAAGVQSRLAEMGRGYQVGPVNVPIVPAAILFDLLNGGDKDWGRATPYRDLGRAACEDVARLFALGTVGAGTGATTANLKGGLGSASCEIETGTMAGATVGALVAVNALGRVTIGNGPHFWAAPFELDGEFGGLGLPHPLPADATAVHTKLDTLKPGANTTIAIVATDAMLTKSEAKRLAVMAHDGMARAIWPAHTPLDGDLVFALSTGKRVLTNPAVDLVALGAAAAATLARAIARGVYEAEAAEGDTLPTWKARFAK from the coding sequence GTGAAGGCCGGTCCCACCAACCTGATCACCGACGTACCCGGCCTGATGGTCGGCAATGCGGCGGATCACGCCTTGAAGTCGGGCGCCACAGTGCTGCTGCCCGACGCGCCCGCGGTCGCCTCCGTCGCCATTCACGGCGGCGCGCCCGGCACCCGCGAGATCGCGTTGCTGGAACCCGACCAGACGGTGGAGCACATCGACGCCCTGGTGTTTTCCGGCGGGTCCGCCTACGGGCTGGACGCGGCGGCTGGCGTCCAGTCACGGCTCGCCGAAATGGGCCGCGGCTACCAGGTCGGACCGGTCAACGTTCCCATTGTGCCCGCCGCGATCCTGTTTGATCTGCTCAACGGCGGCGACAAGGACTGGGGCCGGGCAACGCCCTATCGCGACCTGGGCCGGGCGGCCTGCGAGGACGTCGCCCGCCTCTTCGCGCTCGGCACCGTGGGCGCGGGCACCGGCGCCACCACGGCCAACCTGAAAGGCGGTCTGGGATCGGCCTCGTGCGAGATCGAAACCGGCACTATGGCGGGCGCCACAGTCGGCGCACTCGTCGCCGTCAACGCGCTCGGACGGGTCACCATCGGCAATGGACCGCATTTCTGGGCCGCGCCGTTCGAACTCGACGGCGAGTTCGGCGGACTCGGCCTGCCGCACCCCCTGCCCGCCGATGCCACCGCCGTGCACACCAAGCTCGATACGCTGAAGCCGGGCGCCAACACCACGATCGCGATCGTCGCCACCGACGCGATGCTGACCAAGTCGGAAGCCAAGCGGCTGGCGGTTATGGCGCACGACGGCATGGCGCGCGCCATCTGGCCGGCGCACACGCCGCTCGACGGCGATCTCGTTTTCGCACTGTCGACCGGCAAGCGCGTGCTGACGAATCCCGCCGTCGACCTCGTGGCGCTGGGCGCGGCGGCCGCGGCCACACTTGCCCGCGCCATCGCCCGCGGCGTGTATGAGGCGGAGGCAGCCGAGGGCGACACGCTGCCGACGTGGAAAGCGCGGTTCGCGAAGTAG
- a CDS encoding helix-turn-helix domain-containing protein, whose amino-acid sequence MIQSQAIPQFHLFGEAPLEAAFDFIHVETIAARSIRHAWTIAPHNHRYLHQILVIASGCGIARFEGDEFPFHGPLVIPVPATMVHGFTFDEDVKGYVATFTDDVVRGLRDAAGSVRSRLETLFCEPLLPLEPGETFERIHADMRGLHEELTLARDGHQIALRAHLALLIIEISRARASRQRYAEVTLSGLDQTIANLREMIEDRFRVTRKIGDYADALNMTSDRLNEHCKRVTGVTVSHLIRQRLITEAKRQLMFTDRAASEIAYDLKFADPSHFSRFFRRHTGMPPQEFRAGQRAPGVFQAPPADKGPTSVKVSRS is encoded by the coding sequence ATGATCCAGAGCCAAGCGATCCCGCAGTTTCACCTGTTCGGCGAAGCCCCCCTTGAGGCCGCCTTCGACTTCATTCATGTGGAAACCATCGCGGCGCGCTCCATCCGCCATGCCTGGACCATCGCCCCGCACAACCACCGCTACCTGCACCAGATTTTGGTGATCGCATCCGGTTGCGGGATCGCGCGGTTCGAAGGTGACGAGTTCCCCTTCCACGGCCCGCTGGTGATTCCGGTGCCCGCCACGATGGTGCACGGCTTCACGTTCGACGAGGATGTGAAAGGATACGTCGCCACCTTCACCGACGACGTGGTCCGGGGCCTGCGCGATGCCGCCGGCTCGGTGCGCTCCCGGCTGGAGACCCTGTTTTGCGAACCGTTGCTGCCTTTGGAGCCGGGCGAAACCTTTGAGCGGATCCATGCCGACATGCGCGGGCTGCATGAGGAACTCACATTGGCGCGCGACGGCCATCAGATCGCGCTGCGCGCGCATCTCGCCCTGCTGATCATCGAGATCAGCCGCGCCCGCGCTTCGCGCCAGCGCTACGCCGAGGTGACCCTGTCGGGCCTGGACCAGACCATTGCAAACTTGCGCGAAATGATCGAGGACCGCTTCCGGGTCACCCGCAAGATCGGTGACTACGCCGACGCGCTCAACATGACCTCCGACCGGTTGAACGAACACTGCAAACGGGTCACCGGCGTCACAGTCAGCCACCTGATTCGCCAGCGGCTGATCACCGAGGCAAAGCGACAGTTGATGTTCACCGACCGCGCGGCATCGGAGATCGCCTACGATCTCAAGTTCGCGGATCCGTCGCATTTCTCGCGCTTCTTCCGCCGCCACACCGGCATGCCGCCGCAGGAGTTTCGCGCCGGCCAGCGCGCGCCGGGTGTCTTCCAGGCGCCACCCGCAGACAAAGGCCCCACGTCTGTGAAGGTCTCCCGCTCGTGA
- a CDS encoding DUF2259 domain-containing protein gives MIHRMHHTIIHVIAALCALAALSMPAHAADAAAREIIGFSPDGAYFAFEQFGVQDGSGFPYSDIFVLETATDTWVRGTPAHAVLRDEAATLEAVRAEARREARPILTRLRISSQHGRELVSDNADNARDAARFLPFFLAGDGPAQDPVRLRLSEIAMSRDDCAALGVVNRGFALVLEDESGQPLRILQEDTEIPASRGCPVHYGISDVLAFPRPGIGPVLVVLVSVYRFGFEGLDRRYIAIASTFDNFSNPSDQ, from the coding sequence ATGATCCATCGTATGCATCACACCATCATCCACGTGATAGCAGCACTTTGTGCGCTGGCCGCCCTGTCGATGCCTGCGCACGCGGCCGATGCCGCGGCCCGCGAGATCATCGGCTTCTCGCCCGACGGCGCCTATTTCGCATTTGAGCAATTCGGCGTGCAGGACGGCTCCGGCTTCCCCTATTCGGACATCTTCGTGCTGGAGACCGCGACCGACACCTGGGTGCGGGGCACCCCGGCACATGCCGTGCTGCGCGACGAAGCCGCCACACTGGAGGCGGTACGCGCTGAGGCCCGGCGCGAGGCGCGTCCGATTCTGACGCGTCTTCGGATCAGCTCCCAGCACGGCAGGGAGCTGGTTTCGGACAATGCGGACAATGCGCGCGACGCGGCCCGCTTCCTGCCATTTTTTCTGGCCGGCGACGGCCCCGCCCAAGACCCCGTGCGACTGCGGCTCAGCGAGATCGCCATGAGCCGAGACGACTGCGCCGCGCTGGGCGTCGTCAACCGCGGCTTTGCGCTTGTGCTGGAGGACGAGTCCGGGCAACCGTTGCGCATCCTGCAGGAGGACACCGAGATCCCCGCCTCCCGCGGCTGCCCGGTGCACTATGGCATCTCCGACGTGCTGGCATTCCCGCGCCCAGGCATTGGGCCGGTGCTGGTGGTCCTCGTCTCCGTCTACCGGTTCGGCTTCGAGGGTCTCGACCGACGGTACATCGCCATTGCCAGCACCTTTGACAATTTTTCAAACCCGTCCGACCAATAG
- a CDS encoding DUF6537 domain-containing protein encodes MTTIAAVLAMAAHVDGVNASTLDMTGLAQKGGPVTSHIRFAARDTAIEGPRVPTAALDVLLASDMVVSCGAEALALMNGERTRAFANGTVAPTAEFAIRQTQSIDEAQMVRTLEQAARDLQVRDVAGIAETLFGDTLYSNMMLVGMAFQAGSLPLSLSAIEAAIHLNGVAIDANLKALAAGRILVANPKALLDVLPGRTTVQPMELDERIAFLADELTRYHDAKYAARYRDLVERVREADSARGVGGMRLTRTVVENLYRLMAVKDEYEVARLYSEPEFREKLLATFADPKTLKVMLAPPLLSRTDPATGRPKKRAFGPWIFSAFALLAASRRLRGTVFDPFGYTAERKAERALLARYMDDLALILNQLEEGNYGLLVELARVPDMIRGFGPVKEASMVRAHEKRAQLLGRFNAGGPATNLDDDSDGHFREAAE; translated from the coding sequence GTGACGACGATCGCCGCGGTGCTCGCCATGGCGGCGCACGTGGACGGGGTCAACGCCTCCACGCTCGACATGACCGGCCTTGCCCAGAAAGGCGGGCCCGTCACCTCGCACATCCGCTTCGCCGCGCGTGATACGGCGATCGAGGGACCCCGTGTGCCCACGGCCGCGCTCGACGTGCTGTTGGCCAGCGATATGGTCGTCTCGTGCGGCGCGGAGGCGCTGGCGCTGATGAACGGTGAGCGCACGCGCGCCTTCGCCAACGGCACGGTGGCGCCGACCGCGGAATTCGCCATTCGGCAGACGCAGTCCATCGACGAGGCACAAATGGTCCGCACGCTGGAGCAGGCGGCGCGGGACCTGCAGGTCCGCGATGTCGCGGGCATTGCCGAAACGCTGTTCGGCGACACGTTGTATTCCAACATGATGCTGGTTGGTATGGCGTTCCAGGCCGGCAGCCTGCCGCTCTCGCTTTCCGCCATCGAGGCGGCGATCCATTTGAACGGCGTGGCGATCGACGCCAATCTCAAGGCGCTGGCGGCGGGCCGCATTCTTGTCGCGAACCCCAAGGCGTTGCTTGACGTGCTGCCCGGACGGACGACCGTGCAGCCCATGGAACTCGATGAGCGCATCGCCTTTCTCGCGGACGAGCTCACCCGCTACCATGATGCGAAATATGCGGCGCGCTATCGCGATCTGGTTGAACGTGTCCGGGAGGCCGATTCAGCACGTGGCGTCGGCGGGATGCGGCTCACCCGCACGGTCGTCGAGAATCTCTACAGGCTGATGGCGGTGAAGGACGAGTACGAGGTCGCGCGGCTCTACAGCGAACCGGAGTTCCGCGAGAAGCTGCTGGCGACCTTTGCTGATCCGAAGACGCTCAAGGTGATGCTGGCGCCGCCGCTGCTCTCGCGTACCGATCCCGCCACAGGCCGGCCGAAGAAGCGCGCGTTCGGGCCGTGGATCTTCTCCGCGTTTGCGCTTCTGGCAGCATCGCGCAGGCTGCGCGGGACGGTCTTTGATCCCTTCGGGTACACGGCCGAGCGCAAGGCTGAACGCGCGCTTCTGGCGCGCTATATGGATGATCTGGCACTGATCCTGAACCAGCTCGAAGAGGGCAACTATGGCTTGCTGGTGGAGCTTGCCCGCGTGCCGGACATGATCCGCGGTTTCGGCCCGGTGAAGGAAGCGAGCATGGTCAGGGCGCATGAGAAGCGCGCGCAGCTTCTTGGCCGCTTCAACGCCGGCGGTCCGGCGACCAATCTCGACGACGACAGCGATGGGCATTTCCGGGAGGCGGCGGAGTAG
- a CDS encoding FAD-binding oxidoreductase: protein MQRVDAIVLGAGIAGVSSAFHLLKRGRSVALVDRRAPGEETSHGNAGVIERDGFVPITFPDSFRALLTYALNRSPQAHYHPSFLRGLLPWLWKFREHSTNVAVDRFARAIDQLERHAAAEHWALAHSTPAERFFRDTGWIHLYRSKAGFADIERDLHYARIFGAGYDILEPGDLNALEPHLRPVCHKAVYWKDSRSVSSPGGVTKAYAETFKLMGGDILRGNALSLRREGEDWVVETTTGEVAARDVVVALGPWSMDLLRLYGYALPLAVKRGYHIHYTAQGNASLNRPIVDIDNGFVLTPMERGIRLTTGIEFADRDADPTPVQIRRTKPLARQLFPIASEVEDAPWMGSRPCFPDSLPMVGRAPRHDGMWFNLGHGHTGFTNGPVTGRLLSEMMTGGRTIVDPAPYSPSRFIDI, encoded by the coding sequence GTGCAGCGCGTGGATGCGATCGTGTTGGGAGCCGGTATCGCCGGGGTTTCCTCGGCGTTTCACCTGCTCAAGCGGGGGCGTTCGGTCGCCCTGGTCGATCGGCGCGCGCCGGGCGAGGAGACGTCCCACGGCAATGCCGGCGTCATCGAGCGCGACGGGTTCGTGCCGATCACCTTTCCCGACAGTTTCCGCGCGTTGCTCACCTATGCGCTGAACCGCAGTCCGCAGGCGCACTATCACCCGAGCTTTCTGCGTGGCCTGCTGCCATGGCTGTGGAAGTTCCGCGAGCACTCCACCAATGTTGCCGTCGACCGGTTTGCCCGCGCCATCGATCAGCTTGAGCGGCATGCGGCGGCGGAGCACTGGGCGCTGGCGCATTCGACGCCGGCGGAGCGATTCTTTCGCGATACCGGCTGGATCCACCTCTACCGCAGCAAGGCCGGCTTTGCCGATATCGAGCGCGATTTGCACTACGCTCGGATTTTCGGCGCCGGCTACGACATTCTCGAGCCTGGAGACCTGAACGCGCTGGAGCCGCATCTGCGTCCCGTGTGCCACAAGGCGGTCTACTGGAAGGATTCCAGATCCGTCTCCAGTCCGGGCGGTGTCACCAAGGCCTATGCCGAGACGTTCAAGCTGATGGGCGGGGACATATTGCGCGGCAATGCGCTCAGCCTGCGCCGCGAGGGCGAGGACTGGGTGGTGGAGACCACGACGGGCGAGGTGGCGGCCAGGGATGTGGTGGTGGCTCTGGGGCCATGGTCGATGGATCTGCTGCGGCTTTATGGCTACGCGCTGCCGCTGGCGGTGAAGCGCGGTTATCACATCCACTACACAGCGCAAGGCAACGCCAGTCTGAACCGGCCGATCGTCGACATCGACAACGGTTTCGTGCTGACGCCGATGGAGCGCGGCATCCGCCTGACGACGGGCATCGAATTCGCCGACCGCGACGCGGACCCCACGCCCGTGCAGATTCGGCGGACCAAGCCGTTGGCGCGGCAGCTCTTTCCCATTGCCTCGGAGGTCGAGGATGCGCCCTGGATGGGGTCGCGGCCGTGCTTTCCCGACAGCCTGCCGATGGTCGGCCGCGCGCCGCGCCACGATGGTATGTGGTTTAACCTCGGCCATGGCCACACGGGCTTCACCAATGGGCCGGTAACCGGGCGCCTGCTGTCGGAGATGATGACGGGCGGCCGGACCATCGTCGATCCCGCGCCCTATTCGCCCTCGCGTTTCATCGATATTTGA
- a CDS encoding Lrp/AsnC family transcriptional regulator, with protein MSEKILLDPTDIRVLQILQRDASLSIAEIARQAGMSQTPCWRRIKKLKETGVIRQIAGIVDREAVGLNFVAYAFVKLAVPSRENMETFDKLVHHWPEVTICERITGAVDYLIKVVTDDIKSYDTFLRLKLLDGALVSDVQSRIVVHTVKDTVALPLREN; from the coding sequence ATGAGTGAAAAAATCCTTCTCGATCCCACGGACATCCGCGTGCTGCAGATTCTGCAACGCGACGCCTCGCTGTCGATCGCCGAGATCGCGCGTCAGGCGGGCATGAGCCAGACCCCGTGCTGGCGGCGGATCAAGAAGCTGAAGGAAACCGGGGTCATCCGCCAGATCGCCGGCATCGTCGACCGGGAGGCGGTGGGGCTGAATTTTGTCGCCTATGCCTTCGTCAAGCTGGCGGTACCCAGCCGCGAGAACATGGAGACCTTCGACAAGCTGGTGCATCACTGGCCGGAGGTAACCATCTGCGAGCGCATCACCGGCGCCGTCGACTATTTGATCAAGGTGGTGACCGACGACATCAAGAGCTACGACACGTTCTTGCGCCTCAAATTGCTCGACGGCGCCCTGGTCTCCGACGTGCAGTCGCGCATCGTCGTGCACACCGTGAAGGATACGGTGGCACTGCCGCTACGGGAAAACTGA
- a CDS encoding indolepyruvate ferredoxin oxidoreductase family protein, protein MNAFVKTVTLEDKYLAQKGRVYMSGIQALVRLGLDRARLDRAAGLNTAGFISGYRGSPLAGYDTELLRAKKHLAAANLVFQPGVNEELGATAVWGTQKINLQGQGSDYDGVFGIWYGKAPGVDRAGDVLKQANMSGTDPNGGVLALAGDDHLAKSSLIAAQSEFFFLHAEMPVFNPADIQDVLDYGLHGLALSRYCGLWSAMICLADTMDASGIVDVDDARLSFRTPSGFEGIDIGARDRQFLLAGRLESERLLRDARVPAAQAYVRANALDGNRFGAEFPRIGIVATGKAYRDLRQALALMGIDEARARAMGLAIYKVAVSWPLEPTGISRFARGIDRLLVVEHKRAFLEPQIKELFYNWPSDRRPPVWGKRTPEGESFLSDVLELGAAEIVASLLSFLPQDMVTDEMRAVADTMSRQAQWAASHTTSTVRTPYFCSGCPHSTSTKAPEGARVLPGIGCHVMTEISGRSTDGQIAMGGEGVLWIGQAPFSRDKHVFANLGDGTYFHSGILAIRQAVAAKAPITYKILFNDAVAMTGGQAHDGPLDVPTLTRQLAAEGVQRIVVLSERPHLYEGRTDLAPGVPVHDRDELMNIQNELATFPGVSAIVYDQTCAAEKRRRRKKGLYEDPDMRVFINDRVCEGCGDCSVQSSCLSVEPLETDFGQKRRINQSSCNKDFSCVKGFCPSFVEVHGAQLRKAEGLGVNLDALVAHLPEVTIAGLDQPVNMLLAGIGGMG, encoded by the coding sequence ATGAATGCATTTGTGAAAACCGTCACGCTTGAAGACAAGTACCTCGCCCAAAAGGGGCGGGTCTACATGAGCGGCATTCAGGCGCTCGTGCGGCTGGGGCTCGACCGCGCGCGGCTGGACCGGGCCGCCGGGCTCAACACGGCGGGCTTCATCTCAGGCTATCGCGGATCGCCGCTTGCCGGCTATGACACGGAACTCCTGCGCGCGAAAAAGCACCTCGCGGCGGCCAACCTGGTGTTTCAGCCCGGGGTCAACGAGGAGCTGGGCGCGACCGCCGTGTGGGGCACGCAGAAGATCAATCTGCAGGGTCAGGGCAGCGACTACGACGGTGTTTTCGGCATCTGGTACGGCAAGGCGCCGGGCGTCGACCGCGCCGGGGACGTGCTGAAACAGGCCAACATGAGCGGCACCGATCCCAACGGCGGCGTGCTGGCGCTGGCCGGGGACGATCATCTGGCGAAATCCTCCCTCATCGCGGCGCAAAGCGAGTTCTTCTTCCTGCATGCGGAAATGCCGGTGTTCAATCCCGCCGATATCCAGGACGTGCTGGATTACGGACTGCACGGTTTGGCGCTGTCGCGCTATTGCGGCTTGTGGTCCGCCATGATCTGCCTGGCGGACACAATGGACGCTTCCGGCATCGTCGATGTCGATGACGCGCGGCTATCGTTCCGCACACCTTCGGGATTCGAGGGGATCGATATCGGCGCGCGCGACCGGCAGTTCCTGCTGGCCGGACGGCTTGAGAGCGAGCGGCTCTTGCGCGACGCACGGGTGCCGGCGGCGCAGGCCTATGTCCGCGCCAACGCTCTGGACGGCAACCGGTTTGGTGCGGAGTTCCCGCGTATCGGGATTGTAGCCACCGGCAAGGCCTATCGCGACCTGCGCCAGGCGCTTGCGCTGATGGGTATCGACGAGGCCCGCGCCCGCGCGATGGGACTGGCGATTTACAAGGTGGCGGTTTCCTGGCCGCTGGAGCCCACCGGCATCTCGCGGTTTGCCCGTGGTATCGACCGGCTGCTGGTGGTCGAGCACAAGCGCGCCTTCCTCGAGCCGCAAATCAAGGAGCTGTTCTACAACTGGCCATCGGACCGCAGGCCGCCGGTCTGGGGCAAACGTACGCCTGAGGGTGAATCGTTCCTCTCCGACGTGCTGGAACTGGGCGCGGCGGAAATCGTCGCCAGCCTGCTGAGTTTCCTGCCGCAGGACATGGTCACCGACGAAATGCGCGCCGTGGCGGACACCATGTCGCGTCAGGCACAGTGGGCCGCCTCGCACACGACGAGCACGGTGCGCACGCCGTATTTCTGCTCCGGCTGTCCGCATTCCACCTCCACCAAGGCGCCCGAGGGTGCGCGCGTCCTGCCCGGCATCGGCTGCCACGTCATGACGGAAATCTCCGGACGTTCCACCGATGGGCAGATCGCCATGGGTGGCGAGGGCGTTCTGTGGATCGGCCAGGCACCGTTCTCGCGCGACAAGCATGTCTTCGCAAACCTCGGCGACGGGACCTATTTCCATTCCGGTATTCTCGCCATCCGACAGGCGGTCGCCGCCAAGGCGCCGATCACCTACAAGATCCTGTTCAACGACGCCGTCGCCATGACCGGCGGGCAGGCGCATGACGGGCCGCTCGACGTGCCCACGCTGACGCGGCAACTGGCGGCCGAGGGCGTGCAGCGCATCGTGGTGCTGTCCGAACGGCCGCATCTGTACGAGGGCCGCACGGATCTGGCGCCCGGTGTCCCGGTGCATGACCGGGACGAACTGATGAATATCCAGAATGAGCTGGCGACGTTCCCGGGCGTCTCGGCGATCGTTTACGACCAGACGTGCGCGGCCGAAAAGCGCCGTCGCCGCAAGAAGGGTCTTTATGAGGATCCAGATATGCGGGTGTTCATCAACGACCGCGTCTGCGAGGGCTGCGGCGACTGTTCGGTACAGTCCAGCTGCCTGTCGGTGGAGCCGCTGGAGACCGATTTCGGCCAGAAGCGGCGCATCAACCAGTCCAGTTGCAACAAGGATTTCTCCTGTGTGAAGGGCTTCTGCCCCTCGTTCGTCGAGGTGCACGGCGCGCAGCTGCGCAAGGCCGAGGGCCTCGGCGTGAATCTCGACGCGCTCGTGGCCCATCTGCCCGAGGTCACGATCGCCGGGCTCGATCAGCCGGTCAACATGCTGCTTGCCGGCATCGGCGGTATGGGGTGA
- a CDS encoding sodium:proton symporter, with product MSESGRGLRWLGDCGVRAVAASAVLGLLLPGLSSVLRPMIGVAIFMLLVLAFLRVDPQAVIARVRKPTLVLVSAVWIMLAVPLFAALLMHATGLNARSPGLMLAVFIVTAAPPVMSAPAFAALMGLDGALSLTVLIAATALTPLTAPLIAGVMLDAALPISALSLALRLVALLAGSMALSWVIRRLATPARLVVRRREIDGLNVILLFGFIIAAMDGVASRFLIDPLLVLGIAALSFGVAFTQIALTMLALPKAASSDAFVVAHAAGNRNMGLMVAALGGSLPDLAWLYFALGQLPIYLLPLMLKPLAARMLPPLRNTATGDKGGTRP from the coding sequence ATGAGCGAATCGGGGCGCGGCTTGCGATGGCTCGGCGACTGCGGCGTGCGCGCCGTAGCGGCAAGCGCGGTGCTGGGGCTGTTGCTGCCGGGCCTCTCTTCCGTTCTGCGGCCGATGATCGGAGTGGCCATCTTCATGCTTCTGGTGCTGGCCTTCCTGCGCGTCGATCCGCAGGCGGTGATCGCCCGCGTCCGCAAGCCCACGCTTGTGCTGGTCTCCGCCGTGTGGATCATGCTCGCGGTGCCGCTGTTCGCCGCTCTCCTGATGCATGCAACCGGCCTGAACGCGCGGAGCCCGGGCCTGATGCTGGCGGTGTTCATCGTCACCGCCGCGCCGCCGGTCATGTCCGCGCCGGCCTTTGCCGCCCTGATGGGACTGGACGGCGCGCTAAGTCTCACCGTGCTGATCGCCGCGACCGCGCTTACACCGCTGACGGCGCCGCTGATCGCCGGCGTCATGCTGGATGCGGCCCTGCCGATTTCCGCGCTGTCGCTGGCTCTGCGGCTGGTGGCGCTGCTGGCCGGCTCCATGGCGCTGTCATGGGTGATCCGGCGGCTGGCCACCCCGGCGCGGCTGGTCGTGCGCCGGCGCGAGATCGACGGGTTGAACGTGATTCTGCTGTTTGGTTTCATCATCGCCGCCATGGACGGCGTCGCCAGCCGATTCCTGATCGACCCCTTGCTTGTGCTGGGCATCGCGGCCCTGAGCTTCGGCGTCGCATTCACACAGATCGCCCTGACCATGCTGGCACTGCCAAAGGCCGCCAGCTCAGACGCCTTTGTCGTGGCGCATGCGGCGGGAAACCGCAACATGGGGCTGATGGTGGCGGCCCTGGGCGGATCGCTCCCCGACCTCGCCTGGCTCTATTTCGCCCTCGGTCAACTGCCCATCTACCTGTTGCCCTTGATGCTCAAGCCGCTCGCGGCAAGAATGCTCCCCCCGCTCCGCAACACCGCAACCGGAGACAAGGGCGGGACCAGACCATGA
- a CDS encoding branched-chain amino acid ABC transporter permease LivH (LivHMGF is the membrane component of the LIV-I/LS branched-chain amino acid transporter), translating to MEYFFQQLINGITLGSIYGLIAIGYTMVYGIIGMINFAHGDIFMVGSFVALILIIALGITAATPLFMLIVALGLVLIVAMLLTSVWGWTVERLAYRPLRGSFRLAPLITAIGMSITLQNFVQISQGARNKPLQPLLGGGFKLTIASSDPGAFGVQLSYMQILIIVTTILLMIGFTLLIAKTSLGRAQRACEQDRKMASLVGVNVDRTISLTFVMGAALAAVAGMMFLLYYGVIDFFIGFVAGVKAFTAAVLGGIGSLPGAMLGGLLIGLIETFWSGYFSVEYKDVAAFSILVIVLIFLPEGLLGKPEVEKV from the coding sequence ATGGAGTATTTTTTTCAACAACTGATCAATGGAATAACGCTCGGCTCGATCTACGGGCTGATCGCCATTGGTTATACGATGGTCTATGGCATCATCGGCATGATCAACTTCGCTCACGGCGATATCTTCATGGTTGGCTCGTTCGTGGCGCTGATCCTGATCATCGCGCTGGGGATCACCGCGGCAACGCCGCTGTTCATGCTCATCGTGGCGCTCGGACTGGTGCTGATCGTCGCCATGCTGCTCACATCCGTGTGGGGCTGGACGGTCGAGCGGTTGGCCTATCGTCCGTTGCGCGGATCGTTCCGCCTGGCGCCCTTGATCACCGCCATCGGCATGTCGATCACCTTGCAGAACTTCGTTCAGATCAGCCAGGGCGCGCGCAACAAGCCGCTGCAGCCGCTGCTCGGGGGCGGGTTCAAGTTGACCATCGCCAGCAGCGACCCGGGCGCCTTCGGCGTGCAATTGTCCTACATGCAGATCCTGATTATCGTGACGACGATTTTGTTGATGATCGGCTTCACGCTGCTGATCGCCAAGACGTCGCTCGGCCGAGCCCAGCGCGCCTGCGAGCAGGACCGCAAGATGGCCTCGCTCGTCGGCGTCAACGTGGACCGCACCATCTCGCTGACCTTCGTCATGGGCGCGGCGTTGGCCGCCGTCGCCGGCATGATGTTCCTGCTGTACTACGGCGTGATCGACTTCTTCATCGGCTTCGTTGCCGGAGTGAAGGCCTTTACGGCGGCGGTGCTCGGCGGCATCGGCTCCCTGCCGGGCGCCATGCTCGGCGGATTGCTGATCGGGCTGATCGAGACCTTCTGGTCGGGCTACTTCTCGGTGGAGTACAAGGACGTGGCCGCGTTCTCGATCCTCGTCATCGTGCTGATTTTCCTTCCCGAGGGTCTGCTCGGCAAGCCGGAAGTCGAGAAGGTCTGA
- a CDS encoding flavin reductase family protein, whose amino-acid sequence MSDDQAEAAQIAPADAEAFRNAMSRIAAAVHVVTTDGPAGRAGVTVTAMTPVSDAPATILFCLNRASTFTPKLKQNGVFCINTLAAGAPSVALAEAFAGRTGLDQDDRFAQASWMDLATGSPVLHSAHGALDCRVTEIRTVATHSVVFGEVLAIHSGATPEALVYLERTFRGL is encoded by the coding sequence ATGAGCGACGATCAGGCCGAGGCGGCGCAAATCGCGCCCGCCGACGCGGAGGCTTTTCGCAATGCCATGAGCCGCATCGCCGCCGCCGTCCACGTCGTCACGACCGATGGTCCGGCCGGACGCGCCGGCGTGACGGTGACCGCGATGACACCCGTCAGCGACGCGCCGGCAACCATCCTCTTCTGCCTCAATCGCGCAAGCACGTTCACCCCGAAGCTCAAGCAAAACGGCGTTTTCTGCATCAACACGCTGGCGGCGGGCGCGCCCAGCGTCGCGCTTGCGGAAGCCTTCGCGGGCCGCACGGGACTCGACCAGGACGACCGTTTCGCCCAGGCCTCATGGATGGATCTGGCCACTGGATCGCCGGTGCTGCATTCCGCCCACGGCGCACTCGATTGCCGGGTCACCGAAATCCGGACCGTGGCAACCCATTCGGTTGTCTTCGGCGAGGTGCTCGCGATCCACAGCGGCGCGACACCGGAAGCGCTCGTCTATCTGGAACGGACGTTCCGCGGGCTCTGA